One region of Drosophila teissieri strain GT53w chromosome 2L, Prin_Dtei_1.1, whole genome shotgun sequence genomic DNA includes:
- the LOC122626616 gene encoding uncharacterized protein LOC122626616 isoform X2, whose amino-acid sequence MGFRVVLLAATGLGAMYMMHLLAQDWVKIRPIRGITQLAGMAAQPLQQVIAPIQQASGALNLFRSRREASLNHELGWVRRTQDSGGGNGGRGGSGGAAGVLDHRTPPAVDWKRILSRDPFECLQSLICQLMSGAEAKVPEAELLMDYLESSLELAPAKIGRAFSRGLALRGSTELCFNEYPFCLYSAKTMLRILRWFSESGEVPVDNVA is encoded by the exons ATGGGTTTCAG AGTTGTGCTCTTAGCCGCCACCGGCCTGGGAGCCATGTACATGATGCATCTACTGGCCCAGGATTGGGTGAAGATCCGACCCATTCGAGGAATTACCCAACTAGCCGGAATGGCCGCTCAACCGCTCCAACAGGTTATTGCACCCATCCAACAAGCCAGCGGGGCTCTAAATTTATTCCGGAGCAGAAGAGAGGCCAGCCTGAATCATGAACTTGGTTGGGTGCGAAGGACCCAAGATTCGGGAGGGGGGAATGGTGGCAGGGGTGGCAGTGGTGGCGCCGCAGGAGTCCTGGATCACAGGACACCACCTGCCGTCGATTGGAAGAGGATCCTATCAAGGGATCCCTTCGAGTGCCTGCAATCCTTGATATGTCAACTGATGTCCGGAGCCGAAGCGAAAGTTCCGGAGGCTGAGTTGCTCATGGATTATCTGGAGTCATCTCTGGAGCTGGCTCCGGCCAAGATTGGTCGCGCCTTCAGCCGAGGATTGGCCTTACGGGGCTCAACGGAGCTGTGCTTCAACGAATATCCATTTTGCCTCTACTCCGCCAAAACGATGTTGCGCATCCTGCGTTGGTTCAGTGAATCGGGTGAAGTGCCCGTGGATAATGTGGCCTAG
- the LOC122612649 gene encoding A-kinase anchor protein 10, mitochondrial, protein MLNYIKRHTSRRRSSQDATDASCGQMPAYDVDSPDGAADGAMAHKRHSLRSTTSFCDEVFLEAEEEGGVGSAGGGAGGGAPSDGISLASNDDIFTYNSRLSMNLASIVNDPNCLSFFVQYLETRQALPLIKFYLDIENFKRAALTQEKEEPEDPPRKAMEQSSPHKDDKDVPELKTLCDLSMRKPLTDDEKSRIYAETNKQINRQKSGTECVMNSELSRASISDAIAIYQKYLIVNASLQVELPIVILAHISLLLCGRDKSECSKPIPANCFDEAREFVLEQLERDHVQGFLQSGYYSTYCLELIEGGSINIYDVLNSELALFYFTEYLEQRQERECLEFWITGINFRKSFASGEEKEEDRKAAQSDAMIIYDKYFSLQSECRLWMSQKLRLRVEQAICAPGEQWQAFDLALLVTAKYLEQKYFVDFLKSHIFDNYVNELKVKRDISTPHPNLQKKLSLRRAAKSSNAQQRHRKTLSMSDCTHISQHNTLLASMDQAPSKTGINHQSGNLNIDARQLTNPQLLWQRPTGALKFGFVNSLGRYERDFEAVDAVALKSQPWSLTVSGNKLKNAMRKLVNLPEDNVQEEIAWQVAEMIVRDVTSVTLSGKTPPLA, encoded by the exons atgttaaattacaTCAAGAGGCACACCA GCCGACGTCGCAGCAGCCAAGATGCCACGGATGCCAGTTGTGGCCAAATGCCAGCGTATGATGTGGACTCCCCCGACGGAGCTGCAGATGGAGCCATGGCTCACAAACGCCACTCGCTGCGCTCCACAACCAGTTTCTGCGACGAAGTGTTCCTAGaagcggaggaggaggggggCGTGGGATCtgccggaggaggagcaggaggaggagccccCTCCGATGGCATCAGTCTCGCCAGCAACGATG ACATTTTCACCTACAACTCACGCCTCTCCATGAATCTCGCTTCCATCGTCAACGATCCGAACTGCCTGAGCTTCTTTGTTCAGTATCTGGAAACCCGACAGGCGCTGCCGCTGATCAAATTCTACTTGGACATTGAGAACTTTAAGCGGGCGGCGCTTACGCAAGAAAAGGAGGAGCCCGAGGACCCTCCACGGAAGGCGATGGAACAATCTTCTCCGCACAAAGATGACAAAGATGTACCTGAATTGAAGACGCTGTGCGATCTGTCCATGCGCAAACCCCTCACAGACGACGAGAAGAGCCGCATTTATGCGGAgacgaacaaacaaatcaatagGCAAAAGTCTGGGACGGAATGTGTGATGAACTCCGAACTATCGCGGGCCAGCATCAGCGATGCCATTGCCATATACCAAAAGTATCTGATAGTGAACGCCAGCCTGCAAGTGGAGCTGCCCATCGTCATCCTCGCGCATATATCGCTGCTCCTTTGTGGAAGGGATAAATCCGAGTGTAGCAAACCAATCCCGGCCAACTGCTTTGACGAAGCTAGAGAGTTTGTGCTGGAGCAACTGGAGCGGGATCATGTGCAGGGATTTTTGCAAAGCGGCTACTACTCTACATACTGTTTGGAGTTGATCGAGGGCGGATCTATAAATATCTACGACGTCTTGAACAGCGAACTGGCTTTGTTCTACTTTACCGAGTACCTGGAACAGCGACAAGAACGGGAATGCCTGGAGTTCTGGATCACCGGCATTAACTTTCGCAAGAGCTTTGCTTCTGGCGaagagaaggaggaggatcgCAAGGCAGCGCAAAGCGATGCCATGATCATATACGACAAATACTTCTCCCTCCAATCCGAATGCCGCCTATGGATGTCCCAGAAGCTTCGCTTACGTGTGGAACAAGCAATCTGTGCTCCAGGTGAACAGTGGCAAGCCTTCGATTTGGCCCTTTTAGTAACGGCCAAGTATTTGGAGCAAAAGTATTTCGTTGACTTTCTTAAGTCGCACATCTTTGATAACTACGTGAATGAACTGAAGGTTAAGAGAG ATATTTCCACCCCTCATCCGAATCTCCAAAAAAAGCTGAGCCTGAGAAGAGCTGCGAAATCCTCCAACGCCCAACAGCGACATCGAAAAACTCTATCCATGTCCGACTGCACGCACATTTCTCAGCACAACACACTGCTGGCTTCCATGGATCAAGCGCCTTCAAAAACAGGGATTAATCATCAGTCTGGAAATCTCAACATCGATGCTAGGCAACTGACGAATCCCCAACTGTTGTGGCAGCGTCCTACGGGCGCACTGAAATTCGGGTTTGTTAACTCATTGGGACGCTATGAGCGGGACTTCGAGGCCGTGGATGCTGTGGCCCTGAAATCGCAACCGTGGTCACTGACTGTCAGCGGAAACAAGCTTAAAAATGCTATGAGAAAGCTGGTGAACCTGCCGGAGGATAATGTGCAAGAGGAGATTGCTTGGCAGGTGGCCGAAATGATTGTTAGGGATGTTACGAGTGTCACTCTTAGTGGCAAGACTCCCCCGCTGGCCTGA
- the LOC122626616 gene encoding uncharacterized protein LOC122626616 isoform X1: MGFSSRCKSTLRVVLLAATGLGAMYMMHLLAQDWVKIRPIRGITQLAGMAAQPLQQVIAPIQQASGALNLFRSRREASLNHELGWVRRTQDSGGGNGGRGGSGGAAGVLDHRTPPAVDWKRILSRDPFECLQSLICQLMSGAEAKVPEAELLMDYLESSLELAPAKIGRAFSRGLALRGSTELCFNEYPFCLYSAKTMLRILRWFSESGEVPVDNVA, translated from the exons ATGGGTTTCAG TTCTCGTTGTAAATCAACCCTTAGAGTTGTGCTCTTAGCCGCCACCGGCCTGGGAGCCATGTACATGATGCATCTACTGGCCCAGGATTGGGTGAAGATCCGACCCATTCGAGGAATTACCCAACTAGCCGGAATGGCCGCTCAACCGCTCCAACAGGTTATTGCACCCATCCAACAAGCCAGCGGGGCTCTAAATTTATTCCGGAGCAGAAGAGAGGCCAGCCTGAATCATGAACTTGGTTGGGTGCGAAGGACCCAAGATTCGGGAGGGGGGAATGGTGGCAGGGGTGGCAGTGGTGGCGCCGCAGGAGTCCTGGATCACAGGACACCACCTGCCGTCGATTGGAAGAGGATCCTATCAAGGGATCCCTTCGAGTGCCTGCAATCCTTGATATGTCAACTGATGTCCGGAGCCGAAGCGAAAGTTCCGGAGGCTGAGTTGCTCATGGATTATCTGGAGTCATCTCTGGAGCTGGCTCCGGCCAAGATTGGTCGCGCCTTCAGCCGAGGATTGGCCTTACGGGGCTCAACGGAGCTGTGCTTCAACGAATATCCATTTTGCCTCTACTCCGCCAAAACGATGTTGCGCATCCTGCGTTGGTTCAGTGAATCGGGTGAAGTGCCCGTGGATAATGTGGCCTAG